Proteins from one Cetobacterium sp. ZOR0034 genomic window:
- a CDS encoding helix-turn-helix domain-containing protein: MTFEEFKLKIQTPYNDENCPIIKTLELLSGKWTTRVIYELERNEKFRFGELKRALPTITNTMLSNTLKLLEEKNIVIRTQFDEIPLRVEYSLSETGKSMLKIYYEIALWGDKFLK, encoded by the coding sequence ATGACATTTGAAGAATTCAAATTAAAAATTCAAACACCTTATAACGATGAAAATTGTCCAATTATAAAAACCCTTGAACTTCTAAGTGGGAAATGGACCACTCGTGTAATTTATGAACTCGAAAGAAATGAAAAATTTCGTTTTGGAGAATTAAAACGAGCCTTACCTACAATAACAAACACAATGCTTTCCAATACGTTAAAACTTTTAGAAGAAAAAAATATCGTAATAAGAACACAATTTGATGAAATACCTCTCAGAGTTGAATACTCCCTATCAGAAACAGGAAAATCTATGCTGAAAATCTATTATGAAATAGCCTTATGGGGAGATAAATTCTTAAAATAA
- a CDS encoding branched-chain amino acid transaminase, giving the protein MINTGKIWFNGEFKEHDDAKVHVLSHVLHYGSGCFEGIRLYQLKDGKTAIFRLQEHIDRLYDSCKIYRMEVPYTKEEFLKAVVDTIKINNLKSGYIRPLVFRGYNQLGVNPAVCPVETIIAAWEWGAYLGEDGLQNGIKVCVSSWRRPAPNTLPALAKASGNYLSSQLIKMEALENGFEEGLALDYLGNISEGSGENIFLVKNGELLTPPVASSSLAGITRDVVVKLATDLGLVVKYETLPREFLYLADEIFLTGTAAEITPVSNVDNIKVGNGSRGKITKLIQEEFFKLVGGENEKYKSWLTTIE; this is encoded by the coding sequence ATGATAAACACAGGAAAAATTTGGTTCAATGGAGAATTTAAAGAACATGATGATGCCAAGGTACACGTTTTATCTCATGTTTTACACTATGGTTCAGGATGTTTCGAAGGAATTCGATTATATCAATTAAAAGATGGAAAAACAGCTATTTTTAGATTGCAAGAGCATATTGATAGACTTTATGATTCTTGTAAAATTTATAGAATGGAGGTTCCTTATACAAAAGAGGAATTTCTAAAAGCTGTTGTAGATACGATTAAAATAAATAATTTAAAAAGTGGATATATTAGACCACTCGTTTTCAGAGGATACAATCAGCTTGGGGTTAATCCTGCTGTTTGCCCAGTAGAAACAATTATTGCGGCTTGGGAATGGGGAGCTTATCTCGGTGAAGATGGACTACAAAATGGAATCAAAGTTTGCGTTTCGTCATGGAGAAGACCTGCTCCTAATACTCTTCCAGCTCTAGCTAAAGCTTCTGGAAACTATTTAAGTTCACAACTTATAAAAATGGAAGCCTTAGAAAATGGTTTTGAAGAGGGATTAGCTTTAGATTATCTTGGAAATATCAGTGAAGGTAGTGGAGAGAATATATTTCTCGTAAAAAATGGAGAACTTTTGACACCGCCTGTTGCTTCATCATCTCTTGCTGGGATTACAAGAGATGTCGTTGTAAAACTTGCTACAGATTTAGGATTGGTTGTTAAGTATGAAACTCTACCTAGAGAATTTCTATATCTAGCAGATGAAATCTTTTTAACTGGAACAGCTGCTGAAATAACTCCTGTAAGTAATGTTGATAACATTAAAGTTGGTAATGGTAGCAGAGGTAAAATAACAAAATTGATTCAAGAGGAATTCTTCAAACTAGTTGGTGGTGAAAATGAAAAATATAAAAGTTGGTTAACAACTATCGAATAG
- a CDS encoding homoserine dehydrogenase: MKIALLGFGTVGSGVYEIINSNSTSFLIPINIKKILVKNISDYFFDIMTTDIDEIINDPEIELVVEAIGGINPAYEYITKSLKNKKHVVTSNKSVVALYLDEFLELAKKNNVQFKFEASVCGGIPWIKSLYETKKIDNIYKVSGIFNGTTNFILDNMKNKETDFLETLKIAQNLGYAESDPSADIDGIDILRKLQITLNIAFNSNIYPEDIDIFGIRNISKTDIEYFRKINSTIKLIATGKRHDNLFYANIEPVAFKNEKMEAIIPNNFNLGSIFGDTIGELKFYGQGAGKLPTGNAVVRDILDILFKKNYLLTEINKKNYLKKDSSLSKGKYYIRIQNEEFKLKYSQIIAESFQFNNENIFITQTIESNYINLISKEYSNDNLFYVKIEN; this comes from the coding sequence ATGAAAATAGCTTTATTAGGTTTTGGTACAGTCGGTAGTGGTGTTTATGAAATTATCAACAGTAATTCTACATCTTTTTTGATTCCCATAAATATAAAAAAGATTCTAGTTAAAAATATTAGTGATTATTTTTTTGATATTATGACTACTGATATAGACGAGATAATAAATGACCCTGAAATCGAGTTAGTTGTAGAAGCAATCGGTGGAATAAATCCTGCCTACGAATATATAACTAAATCTCTAAAAAATAAAAAACATGTTGTTACCTCAAATAAATCAGTTGTAGCTCTATATCTTGATGAGTTTTTAGAGTTAGCTAAAAAAAATAATGTTCAATTTAAATTTGAGGCTAGTGTTTGTGGTGGTATTCCCTGGATTAAGTCTTTATATGAAACAAAAAAAATCGACAATATCTATAAAGTATCTGGAATTTTTAATGGAACAACTAATTTTATTTTAGACAATATGAAAAATAAAGAAACTGACTTTCTAGAAACTTTAAAGATCGCTCAAAATTTAGGTTATGCTGAAAGCGATCCCTCTGCTGATATAGATGGAATTGATATTTTAAGAAAACTTCAAATAACTTTAAATATCGCCTTCAATTCTAATATTTATCCTGAAGATATCGATATATTTGGAATAAGAAATATCTCAAAAACAGATATAGAATATTTCAGAAAAATTAATTCTACCATCAAACTAATTGCAACAGGCAAAAGACATGATAATCTTTTTTATGCTAATATTGAACCAGTTGCATTTAAAAATGAAAAAATGGAAGCAATTATTCCTAATAACTTCAATTTAGGAAGTATCTTTGGAGATACTATTGGAGAACTAAAATTTTATGGTCAAGGTGCTGGAAAACTGCCTACAGGAAATGCTGTTGTTAGAGATATTCTAGATATTTTATTTAAAAAAAATTATCTTTTAACAGAAATAAATAAAAAAAATTATCTAAAAAAAGATTCATCTTTAAGTAAAGGAAAATATTATATTCGTATTCAAAACGAAGAATTTAAATTAAAATATTCACAAATTATAGCTGAATCTTTTCAATTTAATAATGAGAATATTTTTATCACACAGACTATTGAATCTAACTACATAAATTTAATTTCAAAAGAATATTCTAATGATAATCTTTTTTATGTAAAAATTGAAAATTAA
- a CDS encoding carbon starvation protein A — MRSYFMGVIVLIIAYYTYGKYLEKNFGVDDRDTPAISKKDGVDFVPMNWFKSLLVQFLNIAGLGPITGAVAGAMWGSSSFLWIVFGTIFAGAVHDYYTGMISMRNNGQNMQELIGKYLGNAAKTFTKYFLVILLVIVGVAFITGPAEILQSFTGVNKTFWLGLIVAYYIVATLLPIDKIIGRVYPLFGGALVLMMFLLIGAMLIKGVNIPEISLSNLHPKNLPIFPYMFVVISCGAISGFHSTQSILVARCLKSEKDGRKSFMAAMYLEGFVALTWAAISLGFFNGVDGLASSGGGMVAVSKMITGLLGRYGLIFTLFGLIALPITTGDTAFRSARITIAEVLNYNQSSLKNRLLIALPLFILAGFLSQFGFNTLWRYVASTNQLLATLGLWTCTFYFIEKKRNYWVAGIPASFMTAMISCYFLVAPEGFKLTNMSLVYTFSTMIFFISLILIGLKGVKESKKATV; from the coding sequence ATGAGAAGCTATTTTATGGGAGTTATTGTTTTAATTATCGCATATTACACTTATGGTAAATATTTAGAAAAGAACTTTGGAGTTGATGATAGAGATACTCCAGCTATCTCAAAAAAGGATGGCGTTGACTTTGTCCCTATGAACTGGTTCAAAAGTCTTCTTGTACAATTTTTAAATATCGCTGGATTAGGACCTATCACAGGTGCAGTAGCTGGAGCTATGTGGGGAAGTTCATCTTTTCTTTGGATAGTTTTTGGAACTATTTTTGCTGGAGCTGTCCACGACTACTATACTGGAATGATTTCAATGAGAAATAATGGTCAAAATATGCAAGAACTAATTGGAAAATATCTTGGAAATGCTGCAAAAACTTTTACAAAATACTTCTTAGTTATTCTTTTAGTTATTGTTGGAGTAGCTTTTATCACAGGACCAGCTGAAATACTACAATCTTTCACTGGAGTTAATAAAACGTTTTGGCTAGGTCTAATCGTCGCTTATTATATCGTAGCTACTCTATTGCCAATTGATAAAATCATCGGAAGAGTTTACCCTTTATTTGGCGGAGCACTTGTTTTAATGATGTTTTTATTAATTGGAGCAATGTTAATAAAAGGAGTTAATATTCCTGAAATAAGTCTATCTAATCTACATCCTAAAAATTTACCTATTTTTCCTTATATGTTTGTTGTTATCTCTTGCGGTGCCATTTCTGGTTTTCATTCAACTCAATCAATTCTGGTTGCAAGATGCTTAAAGAGTGAAAAAGATGGTCGAAAATCTTTTATGGCTGCAATGTATTTAGAAGGATTTGTAGCCTTAACTTGGGCCGCAATCTCATTAGGTTTCTTTAATGGTGTTGATGGACTAGCTTCTAGTGGGGGAGGAATGGTAGCTGTAAGTAAAATGATTACTGGTCTTTTAGGTAGATATGGATTAATTTTTACTCTATTCGGATTAATAGCTCTACCTATTACAACAGGTGATACTGCATTCAGAAGTGCTCGAATAACTATTGCTGAGGTTTTGAATTACAATCAAAGCTCTTTAAAAAATAGACTTCTTATTGCTCTTCCTTTATTTATTCTAGCTGGATTTTTATCTCAATTTGGTTTTAACACTCTTTGGAGATATGTTGCTTCTACAAATCAATTATTAGCTACTCTTGGACTTTGGACTTGTACATTTTACTTCATAGAGAAAAAAAGAAACTATTGGGTTGCTGGTATTCCAGCTTCATTCATGACAGCTATGATTAGTTGTTACTTCCTAGTAGCACCCGAAGGATTTAAACTAACAAATATGAGTTTAGTTTATACTTTTAGTACTATGATTTTCTTCATATCTTTAATTTTGATTGGATTAAAAGGAGTAAAAGAAAGTAAAAAAGCTACTGTATAA
- a CDS encoding nitroreductase family protein, producing MVFKNLAEKRFTVRKFTDRIVEKEKLELILEAGNMAPTAKNQQPQKIYVLQSEEAIEKLSELTPCGYGAKTIFIFAYDKNEEWKNPLVEGESSGIEDVSIVATYMMLQAAELGLHTCWVNFFSHNKLEEAFNLPKDEKILLIMPIGYAPEGTVPFPTHTKKKNLDKIVKYI from the coding sequence ATGGTATTTAAAAATCTTGCAGAAAAAAGATTTACAGTAAGAAAATTTACAGATAGAATTGTTGAAAAAGAGAAGTTAGAGTTAATTCTTGAAGCTGGAAATATGGCTCCAACAGCAAAAAATCAGCAACCTCAAAAAATATATGTGCTTCAAAGTGAAGAGGCGATAGAAAAACTTTCAGAATTGACTCCCTGTGGTTATGGTGCGAAAACTATTTTTATATTTGCATATGATAAAAATGAAGAATGGAAAAATCCTTTAGTTGAAGGAGAGAGCTCAGGAATAGAAGATGTGAGTATTGTTGCGACTTATATGATGCTTCAAGCTGCTGAACTTGGACTTCATACTTGTTGGGTGAATTTCTTTTCACATAATAAATTAGAAGAAGCATTTAATCTTCCAAAAGATGAAAAAATTCTTCTGATTATGCCAATAGGATATGCGCCTGAAGGAACTGTACCGTTTCCAACACATACAAAGAAGAAAAATCTTGATAAAATTGTAAAATATATTTAG
- a CDS encoding pyridoxal phosphate-dependent aminotransferase, whose protein sequence is MLAEHSKTKKVFDNGFQIAKNADLASKKYGQKNVINGTLGIFYNDNEEMHTLDIVNKEYKNLSDKELFNYSSSISGEERFIEAVKQYVLGKNYSNNLDNNFLEVIATPGGSGAIYNTFRNYINPGEVVLLPNYMWSSYKLMSKEVGGGFQTYSLFNSKGKFDLINFKNSVIELAKIQKNLVIILNNPCHNPTGYTMSTHEVKEVMQILREACSLCNIILINDIAYMDFNNKVNNFKDFYQDLPSNLLVMITFSMSKSFCCYGLRVGAQIAISSSAETINNFLDASIYTCRSVWSNIPKGGMTLFSNIVLDKKKYKQLLLEQTYMKNMLKDRTDIFLGEAAAANLKTLPYKSGFFITIPFDNISDEKMADKLKDENIFTIIIPGAIRLAICSIPKYKIYGLAQKIKNVISQI, encoded by the coding sequence ATGTTGGCAGAACACTCTAAAACTAAAAAAGTATTTGATAATGGATTCCAAATCGCAAAAAATGCTGATTTAGCATCTAAAAAATATGGTCAAAAAAATGTTATAAATGGAACTTTAGGAATATTTTACAACGATAACGAAGAGATGCATACATTAGATATTGTTAATAAAGAATATAAAAATCTTTCAGATAAAGAGCTTTTTAACTATTCTTCAAGTATAAGTGGTGAAGAAAGATTTATCGAAGCTGTTAAACAATATGTTTTAGGAAAAAACTATTCAAATAATCTAGATAATAATTTTTTAGAAGTTATTGCAACTCCTGGAGGAAGTGGTGCTATATATAACACATTTAGAAACTATATAAATCCTGGTGAAGTTGTCTTACTTCCAAATTATATGTGGAGTTCTTATAAACTTATGAGTAAAGAGGTTGGTGGAGGATTCCAAACCTATTCTTTATTTAATAGCAAAGGAAAATTCGATCTTATAAATTTCAAAAATTCTGTAATTGAATTAGCTAAAATTCAAAAAAATTTAGTGATTATTCTTAATAATCCTTGTCATAATCCAACTGGATACACTATGTCAACTCATGAAGTTAAAGAGGTTATGCAAATTCTGAGAGAAGCTTGCTCTCTTTGTAATATTATATTAATAAATGACATTGCTTATATGGACTTCAATAATAAGGTTAATAACTTTAAAGATTTTTATCAAGATTTGCCTAGTAATCTACTAGTTATGATAACTTTCAGCATGTCTAAATCATTTTGCTGTTATGGACTTAGAGTTGGAGCACAAATAGCAATCTCTTCATCTGCTGAAACTATAAACAACTTCCTAGATGCTAGTATTTACACTTGTAGAAGTGTTTGGTCTAATATCCCAAAAGGTGGTATGACTTTATTTAGCAATATCGTTCTTGATAAGAAAAAATATAAACAACTTCTTTTAGAACAAACTTATATGAAAAATATGTTAAAAGATAGAACTGATATTTTCCTTGGTGAGGCTGCGGCTGCAAATCTTAAAACTTTACCATATAAAAGTGGATTTTTTATAACAATCCCTTTTGACAATATTAGCGATGAAAAAATGGCAGATAAACTAAAGGATGAAAATATTTTTACTATTATTATTCCTGGTGCTATTAGACTTGCTATTTGTAGTATACCTAAATATAAAATCTATGGTTTGGCTCAAAAAATAAAAAATGTTATATCACAAATTTAA
- the thrB gene encoding homoserine kinase, producing the protein MITIKVPATTANIGPGFDSLGMAFQLYSYFSFRKIESGIKIMGCEKEFQNEENLVYRAFKYTSEKLGVSIDGLEIEIKSDIPVSRGLGSSAACIVGGVMGANILLGGDLLQEEIFEICTNLEGHPDNVAPAIYGGLTASFMEKNKPYTVNYDIHKDIYFYAIIPDFQVSTKESREILPETVPYKDAIFNISRVAVLLKAFEKGDQELIKRSLVDNLHEKYRKLLIYEFDKVKDICEKSKNIGFFISGSGSTVINISKDTNFDKEIDYDLKNLKNNWRVKSLEIDFKGAVQM; encoded by the coding sequence ATGATAACGATAAAAGTTCCTGCAACAACAGCTAATATAGGTCCTGGATTTGACTCTTTAGGAATGGCATTCCAGTTGTATTCATATTTCAGTTTTAGAAAAATAGAGAGTGGAATTAAAATAATGGGTTGTGAAAAGGAATTTCAGAATGAAGAAAATTTAGTTTATAGAGCATTCAAATACACATCAGAAAAATTAGGGGTAAGCATAGATGGATTAGAGATTGAAATTAAAAGTGATATTCCTGTTTCTAGAGGATTAGGAAGTAGCGCGGCCTGCATAGTCGGAGGAGTTATGGGAGCGAATATTTTGCTAGGAGGAGATTTGTTACAAGAGGAGATATTTGAGATATGTACAAACTTAGAAGGTCATCCAGATAATGTAGCTCCTGCAATATATGGTGGATTAACAGCATCTTTTATGGAAAAGAATAAGCCGTATACAGTTAATTATGATATCCATAAAGATATCTATTTTTATGCAATAATCCCAGATTTTCAAGTTTCTACAAAAGAGTCTAGAGAGATACTTCCTGAGACAGTGCCATATAAAGATGCAATTTTTAATATCTCAAGAGTTGCAGTTTTATTAAAAGCTTTTGAAAAAGGAGACCAAGAGTTAATAAAAAGATCATTAGTGGATAATCTACATGAAAAATATCGAAAACTTTTAATTTATGAATTTGACAAGGTGAAAGATATCTGTGAAAAAAGTAAGAATATAGGTTTTTTTATAAGTGGATCTGGATCGACAGTTATAAATATTAGTAAAGACACTAATTTTGATAAAGAGATTGACTATGATTTGAAAAATTTAAAAAATAATTGGAGAGTTAAGAGTTTAGAGATAGATTTTAAAGGAGCTGTTCAGATGTAA
- the thrC gene encoding threonine synthase, whose product MGYISTRGEKKNYKSSEVIKTGISIDGGLFVKQDIQKINLSVIKNKTFKQIAKVIIATFLDDYKNDELEKFIEQAYNKKFSAEEITFLKKIDNNTYVLELFHGPTSAFKDIALSILPYLLKSAIEKSKEKSKILILTATSGDTGKAALEAFKNISQIQVIVFYPKYGVSKIQEKQMLSQEGDNVFVVGINGNFDDAQSAVKSVFNDKNLKEKLKNKNIELSSANSINIGRLIPQIVYYFYSYMKLIESGEIKFGEEINFSVPTGNFGNILAGYYAKQMGLPINKLICASNENNVLYNFLKTGVYDRNRELKKTNTPSMDILISSNLERVLYHLSEEDSEYINYLMDLLDKTGKYEILESLKIKMDNIFTPSYSDDKTTLEVIKRVYDKFSYILDPHTAVAFKGAEDFAKLNSREKVIVLSTASPYKFSRDVYKAIFGEIEEDDFRVMELLNEKTGVEIPKNLKDLKERKIIHNVVIEKEDIKRYIEEMML is encoded by the coding sequence ATGGGATATATTAGTACGAGAGGAGAGAAAAAAAATTATAAATCTTCAGAAGTTATAAAAACTGGAATATCAATTGACGGTGGTCTTTTTGTAAAACAAGATATTCAAAAAATAAATTTATCGGTTATAAAAAATAAAACTTTCAAACAAATTGCCAAAGTAATCATAGCAACTTTTTTAGATGATTATAAAAATGATGAATTAGAAAAATTTATAGAGCAAGCATATAATAAAAAGTTTTCGGCAGAAGAGATTACTTTTTTAAAAAAAATAGACAATAATACCTATGTATTAGAACTTTTTCATGGACCGACATCTGCATTTAAGGATATAGCACTTTCAATACTTCCTTATCTTTTAAAAAGTGCGATAGAGAAGTCAAAAGAAAAAAGTAAAATATTGATTTTAACAGCGACATCTGGAGATACAGGAAAGGCAGCTTTAGAAGCATTTAAAAATATAAGTCAGATTCAAGTTATAGTTTTTTATCCTAAATATGGAGTAAGTAAAATTCAAGAAAAACAAATGTTATCACAAGAGGGAGACAATGTATTTGTGGTTGGAATAAATGGTAATTTTGATGATGCACAAAGTGCAGTCAAAAGTGTGTTTAATGATAAAAATTTAAAAGAAAAATTAAAGAATAAAAATATAGAGCTCTCTTCAGCTAATTCAATAAATATAGGGCGACTTATACCACAAATAGTATATTATTTTTATTCATATATGAAATTGATTGAGAGCGGAGAGATAAAGTTTGGTGAAGAAATAAATTTCTCTGTTCCTACAGGAAATTTTGGAAATATATTAGCAGGATACTATGCAAAGCAGATGGGATTGCCTATAAATAAATTAATTTGTGCTTCGAATGAAAACAATGTTCTTTATAATTTTCTAAAAACAGGAGTTTATGATAGGAATAGAGAGTTAAAAAAAACGAACACACCATCTATGGATATTTTAATATCGAGTAATTTAGAAAGAGTTTTATATCATTTAAGTGAAGAAGATTCGGAATATATAAATTATTTAATGGATTTATTAGATAAAACGGGAAAATATGAAATATTAGAAAGTTTAAAAATAAAGATGGATAATATATTTACTCCTAGTTATTCTGATGATAAAACAACTTTAGAAGTGATAAAAAGAGTATACGATAAATTTTCTTATATTTTAGACCCTCATACAGCTGTGGCTTTTAAAGGAGCTGAAGATTTCGCTAAATTAAACTCAAGGGAAAAAGTGATTGTATTATCGACGGCAAGTCCATACAAATTTAGTCGTGATGTATATAAAGCCATATTTGGAGAGATAGAAGAAGATGATTTTAGAGTGATGGAACTTCTCAATGAAAAGACAGGAGTTGAAATCCCCAAAAATTTAAAAGATTTAAAAGAAAGAAAAATTATTCATAATGTAGTTATAGAAAAAGAGGATATAAAAAGATATATAGAGGAGATGATGTTATGA
- a CDS encoding nitrite/sulfite reductase yields MERIKSKLHEIEKEYLELETGITDYSNNIIKSPDLKKKGSKFGIYEQKGKKMMLRLKAVGGELSKENFKNLVDIMYSENIPYLHLSTRQNYQLHEVEFDKVKSTINLCNEKEMYFRGGGGNTFRSILVSTYTGVDKKSNFDVAPYAKMIENEVFLMDKAFDFGRKLKIGFSNNTEDEFVMAVQDMGFVAKEINGKKGFKVFAGGGMGRGSKIGHILLEFLPEEDLLKAVKAMIELFHDRGDRVNRMQARLRFLVEKVGIEGFRKIFLEYFNKEKIENGHIEAVNYTNYILNLNKFDLTNSSDNFNQWKDICTKETKFKDIVSLVLYVKNGDLTKEHSKKLVTLLEKINAPLIRATINQNLVVPLVHKSALPYIYEFLNTEIPEIVTESFSIRGQIRACVGAKICMIGVQDSVAVADAIGIELDSLATKYPQYKRIIFKEAKNIRISGCPSSCAGIPVAPLGFIGLKKKINDVLTDCMQVYMGGILTESVQSLAFEIPNLIIPIDEVPLLVKRLFEDYLEMLQVYDITFAQYMYERRLEEF; encoded by the coding sequence ATGGAAAGAATTAAAAGTAAACTGCACGAAATTGAAAAAGAGTATCTCGAACTTGAAACAGGAATCACAGACTACTCAAACAACATCATCAAATCCCCTGATTTAAAAAAGAAAGGATCTAAATTTGGGATTTATGAACAAAAAGGTAAAAAAATGATGCTTAGATTGAAAGCTGTTGGAGGCGAACTTTCAAAGGAGAATTTTAAAAATTTAGTTGATATTATGTATAGTGAAAATATACCTTACTTACATCTTTCTACTAGACAAAACTATCAACTTCACGAAGTTGAATTCGATAAAGTAAAATCAACAATTAACCTTTGTAATGAAAAAGAGATGTACTTTAGAGGTGGAGGTGGAAATACTTTCAGAAGTATTTTAGTTTCTACATACACTGGTGTAGATAAAAAAAGTAATTTCGATGTTGCTCCCTATGCAAAAATGATTGAAAATGAAGTTTTCCTGATGGATAAAGCTTTTGATTTTGGAAGAAAATTAAAAATTGGTTTCTCTAATAACACTGAAGATGAATTTGTTATGGCTGTCCAAGATATGGGATTTGTAGCTAAAGAGATCAATGGAAAAAAAGGATTTAAAGTTTTTGCTGGTGGTGGAATGGGAAGAGGTAGTAAAATTGGACATATTTTACTTGAATTCTTACCTGAAGAAGATTTATTAAAAGCTGTTAAAGCTATGATTGAACTTTTCCATGACCGTGGAGACAGAGTTAATAGAATGCAAGCTAGACTTAGATTCCTTGTTGAAAAAGTTGGTATTGAAGGATTTAGAAAAATATTCCTAGAATATTTTAACAAGGAAAAAATAGAAAATGGTCATATTGAAGCTGTAAATTATACAAATTATATCTTAAATTTAAATAAATTCGATCTAACTAATTCTAGTGATAATTTTAACCAATGGAAAGATATCTGTACGAAAGAAACTAAATTTAAAGATATTGTATCTCTTGTTCTTTATGTAAAAAATGGAGATTTAACAAAAGAACATTCTAAAAAGTTAGTTACTCTTTTAGAGAAAATTAACGCTCCTTTAATAAGAGCAACGATCAATCAAAATTTAGTTGTTCCATTAGTTCACAAATCTGCACTTCCTTATATATATGAGTTTCTAAATACTGAGATTCCAGAAATAGTTACTGAATCATTCTCTATTAGAGGACAAATTAGAGCATGTGTTGGAGCTAAAATATGTATGATTGGTGTTCAAGACTCTGTTGCTGTTGCTGATGCTATTGGTATTGAATTAGATTCTTTAGCAACTAAATATCCTCAGTATAAAAGAATTATATTTAAAGAGGCTAAAAATATAAGAATTTCAGGATGCCCTAGTTCTTGTGCTGGTATTCCTGTTGCTCCTTTAGGTTTTATAGGTTTAAAAAAGAAAATTAATGATGTTTTAACAGATTGTATGCAAGTCTATATGGGAGGAATTTTAACTGAATCTGTTCAATCTTTAGCTTTTGAAATCCCTAACCTTATAATTCCTATAGATGAAGTTCCTCTTCTTGTTAAAAGATTATTTGAAGATTATCTAGAGATGCTACAGGTTTATGATATAACTTTTGCTCAATATATGTATGAAAGAAGATTAGAAGAGTTTTAA